A part of Capsicum annuum cultivar UCD-10X-F1 chromosome 6, UCD10Xv1.1, whole genome shotgun sequence genomic DNA contains:
- the LOC107873830 gene encoding uncharacterized protein LOC107873830, protein MTINITESLNVILINEREYPVASIFNSIAKRFGEIFRERRAYVLKCKDNKFVPAAKKILRNNMSEGDSFYVENISGDKRQYIVFESGCTTKVDLLERSCSCRKFDLVKIPCDHVMAALRSKHGEDYGLRVYDYSSSLYKVEEYLLAYSKSINVVPLESEWCVPQELLDVNIIPPLVVTKLRRKKIKCVKGVGETFKSKRRN, encoded by the coding sequence ATGACCATAAATATTACAGAGTCGTTGAACGTTATATTGATTAATGAAAGGGAGTACCCCGTGGCATCCATATTCAATTCGATTGCCAAGAGGTTTGGTGAAATATTCAGGGAGAGGCGTGCCTATGTCCTCAAATGTAAGGATAACAAATTCGTTCCTGCCGCCAAAAAGATCTTACGAAACAATATGAGCGAGGGCGACTCCTTCTATGTGGAGAACATAAGTGGGGACAAAAGACAATACATTGTGTTTGAAAGTGGCTGTACGACCAAAGTCGACCTACTAGAAAGGTCGTGTTCTTGTAGAAAGTTTGACCTGGTCAAAATACCATGCGATCACGTGATGGCCGCTTTGCGATCAAAGCACGGTGAAGATTATGGTTTGAGAGTCTATGATTACTCTTCGTCCCTGTATAAAGTGGAAGAGTACCTCCTTGCATATTCGAAATCAATTAATGTTGTCCCTTTGGAGTCTGAATGGTGCGTGCCACAAGAACTGTTAGACGTGAATATTATTCCACCTCTCGTGGTCACCAAGctcagaagaaagaaaataaaatgcgTTAAGGGCGTGGGGGAGACTTTCAAGTCAAAGAGGAGGAATTAG